A region of Sulfurovum sp. DNA encodes the following proteins:
- a CDS encoding DUF1302 domain-containing protein, which produces MKQIAWIYRLKVSILFAILFCIIPLIAGGDIVKVKLKEIGVQPQAINNETQEALGGFEEEDTADSDIGGFEENTGDMGTNTDEKDPSDYGLSGEIKQQVAYLTSSKNSNRKDFSSLRKTFFLDYEYKFSNDLKLKINERYFYDWVYDISHIYFTPEEKYFLYSEAELFDAYLEGSVSNSLDFKIGRQVVVWGRSDTIRITDVLNPIDNRQPGMVDIKDLRLPTVMVKLDYYVGNWRITPIVLLEQRFTKDPPYGSTFYPANFPFPNAKEYNKPTYALSVGREFHGWDMNLYATHIYNDTKFIQDPFSQDAVVIHDKINMFGAAFNILKGSWLIKSEIAYFDALRYMMAPDTNLNRLDTLIGIEYNGIANTMISFDASLRHFMRYDMRLERQYIIAENKRIDLIPTYQNTYQYAFRMNSDFINDTLHANYLITLFGKKGNEGGFQRLWATYDIDDHFKIDVGVLDFIGGDILFDHFKQERIVFGNIIYNFNI; this is translated from the coding sequence TTGAAGCAGATAGCATGGATATATAGATTAAAAGTATCGATATTATTTGCAATATTATTTTGTATCATACCGCTTATTGCAGGTGGTGATATTGTGAAGGTAAAACTTAAAGAGATAGGAGTTCAGCCACAAGCTATCAATAATGAGACACAAGAAGCTTTAGGTGGTTTTGAAGAAGAAGATACTGCTGACAGTGATATAGGTGGTTTTGAAGAGAATACAGGTGATATGGGTACTAATACGGATGAAAAAGACCCAAGTGATTATGGATTGAGTGGAGAGATTAAACAACAAGTTGCATATCTTACTTCAAGTAAAAATTCTAATCGTAAAGACTTTTCATCATTACGAAAAACCTTTTTTTTGGACTACGAGTATAAATTTTCTAATGATTTGAAGCTAAAAATAAATGAGCGATATTTTTATGATTGGGTGTATGATATTTCACATATTTATTTTACTCCAGAAGAAAAATATTTTTTATATTCAGAAGCAGAGTTGTTTGATGCCTATTTGGAGGGAAGTGTCAGTAATAGCCTAGATTTCAAAATTGGTCGTCAGGTGGTGGTATGGGGGCGCAGTGATACGATTCGTATTACCGATGTGTTAAATCCCATCGACAATCGTCAGCCTGGTATGGTTGATATTAAAGATTTGCGATTACCTACAGTAATGGTGAAGTTGGACTACTATGTTGGCAATTGGCGAATTACACCAATTGTACTTTTAGAACAACGCTTCACCAAAGACCCTCCCTATGGTTCAACTTTTTATCCAGCAAATTTCCCTTTTCCCAATGCCAAAGAGTACAATAAGCCTACTTATGCACTAAGTGTTGGCAGGGAATTTCATGGATGGGATATGAATTTGTATGCCACACATATCTATAATGATACCAAGTTCATTCAAGACCCATTTAGCCAGGATGCTGTAGTGATACATGACAAAATAAATATGTTTGGTGCAGCATTTAATATCTTAAAAGGCTCATGGCTCATAAAGAGTGAAATTGCCTATTTTGATGCGTTACGCTATATGATGGCACCAGATACAAACCTTAATCGACTAGATACACTTATAGGCATAGAATATAACGGAATTGCCAATACAATGATTAGTTTTGATGCGTCACTTCGTCACTTTATGCGATATGATATGCGTTTAGAACGTCAATATATTATTGCAGAAAATAAACGTATCGACCTTATTCCTACTTATCAAAACACCTATCAGTATGCCTTTCGTATGAATTCTGATTTTATCAATGATACATTGCATGCCAATTATTTGATCACACTTTTTGGTAAAAAAGGAAATGAGGGTGGTTTTCAGCGCTTGTGGGCTACTTATGATATTGATGACCATTTTAAAATAGATGTAGGTGTTTTAGATTTTATTGGTGGAGATATACTTTTTGATCACTTTAAGCAAGAGCGTATTGTATTTGGTAATATAATTTACAATTTTAATATTTAG
- the ruvX gene encoding Holliday junction resolvase RuvX, translating to MKLASLDVGLKRIGVAICLDGKVVLPQNAVLRKNRNQAARDINSFLKEWETEKLIVGLPKGGASEEEMERRIKHFVSLLKLNIPIVYIDEQGSSFEAQELTAGQFRHKKDGKIDSIAAKIILERYLSN from the coding sequence ATGAAACTTGCTAGCCTAGATGTAGGACTTAAGCGTATTGGAGTAGCTATCTGTCTTGATGGAAAGGTTGTTCTACCGCAAAATGCTGTGTTGCGAAAAAACCGTAATCAAGCAGCACGAGACATCAATAGCTTTCTCAAGGAGTGGGAGACAGAGAAACTCATTGTGGGTCTACCAAAGGGTGGAGCAAGCGAAGAGGAGATGGAACGACGCATCAAACACTTTGTCTCGCTACTAAAACTCAATATTCCTATTGTTTATATTGATGAACAAGGCAGTAGTTTTGAAGCACAAGAACTAACTGCTGGACAGTTTCGACATAAAAAAGATGGCAAAATAGACTCCATTGCTGCCAAGATTATCTTGGAACGCTACTTGTCAAACTAA
- the ligA gene encoding NAD-dependent DNA ligase LigA gives MMQKQYNKNVDILKKWAHAYYVEDNPIATDEEYDRLYHEVKNYEQSHPEHMRPDSPTQRVGGVVREEFSKSKHIKRMWSMEDVFTKDEVTEWIARVEKNIGKCNFFCEPKFDGASMNLLYEDGKLVKAITRGDGMIGEEVTDNVRTIRSVPLLIDHKDLIEIRGEVVIRKDDFEKINKERANKGESLFANPRNAAAGSLRQLDSSVTAKRRLVFYPWGLGENNLSYIKLSEKMDFVYNQGFLRPPYSKACNSIDEIEEFYHFILSRRDEIPVMMDGLVIKVDDVSLQEELGYTVKVPKWMCAYKFPAVEKVTKVNAITVQVGRTGVLTPVAEIEPINLDGAIISRATLHNFDEIERKELMVVIVLCLYAAWVDV, from the coding sequence ATGATGCAAAAACAATATAATAAAAACGTAGATATACTCAAAAAGTGGGCACATGCATACTATGTAGAAGACAATCCTATAGCTACAGATGAAGAGTATGATAGGCTTTATCATGAGGTAAAAAATTATGAACAGTCACACCCAGAACATATGCGACCTGATTCTCCAACTCAGCGTGTTGGTGGTGTAGTACGTGAGGAGTTTAGTAAATCAAAACATATTAAGCGTATGTGGAGCATGGAGGATGTTTTTACCAAGGATGAAGTTACAGAATGGATAGCAAGAGTAGAGAAGAATATAGGTAAGTGTAACTTCTTTTGTGAACCCAAATTTGATGGAGCAAGCATGAACCTACTCTACGAAGATGGAAAGCTGGTAAAAGCTATTACACGTGGGGATGGTATGATAGGTGAAGAGGTAACAGATAATGTTCGCACCATCCGTTCTGTACCACTTCTAATTGACCATAAGGACCTTATAGAGATACGGGGTGAAGTGGTCATACGAAAAGATGATTTTGAAAAGATCAACAAGGAGCGTGCAAATAAAGGAGAGTCTCTGTTTGCCAATCCTCGAAATGCTGCAGCAGGCAGTTTGCGTCAACTAGACTCATCTGTTACAGCAAAGCGAAGACTAGTGTTTTACCCTTGGGGGCTAGGAGAAAATAATCTCTCTTATATCAAGCTCTCTGAAAAAATGGATTTTGTATACAATCAAGGCTTTTTGAGACCCCCATACTCTAAAGCGTGTAACAGTATCGACGAGATAGAGGAGTTTTACCACTTTATTTTATCTAGAAGAGATGAGATACCTGTAATGATGGATGGACTGGTTATCAAAGTAGATGATGTAAGCTTGCAAGAGGAGTTAGGCTATACCGTCAAAGTACCAAAATGGATGTGTGCCTATAAGTTTCCTGCTGTAGAGAAAGTCACCAAAGTTAATGCCATCACCGTACAAGTAGGACGTACAGGAGTGCTCACGCCTGTAGCAGAAATAGAACCTATCAACCTAGATGGTGCCATTATCTCTCGTGCTACACTACATAACTTCGATGAGATAGAACGTAAAGAGTTAATGGTGGTGATAGTATTATGCTTATACGCCGCCTGGGTGGATGTGTAA
- the folP gene encoding dihydropteroate synthase, with translation MQIYKLENISDKKLALKQLGVESGGIAIMAKKMELMTFYIKNLRTPAANILKQDALSIGAELAVPGGVITCKKEHYDCILIGTRKHMEILSSKEMAQPFGLKKLAEELKYFLSTKYYPLQIMGVINANEDSFYAGSRFQESSAILRIEQMIEEGADIIDIGAVSSRPGAETVNEAIELARIKPICDAIASQKLYEKAIFSIDSYSPSIIGYALEHGFSVINDITGANNDAVIALAVQYNTKLCIMHMQGTPQTMQQNPHYEDVTAEVSNFFQERIAKCEALGLKREQIMLDVGIGFGKTLEHNLVLINNMRHFTSFGCEVLIGASRKSMIDKIIPTPTIDRLPGTLAIHLKAVENGANIVRCHDIKEHMQALMVQKAFT, from the coding sequence ATGCAGATTTATAAATTGGAAAATATTTCTGATAAAAAACTGGCATTAAAACAACTTGGTGTTGAAAGTGGTGGTATTGCCATTATGGCAAAAAAGATGGAATTGATGACCTTTTATATCAAAAACCTCCGTACACCTGCTGCAAATATTCTCAAGCAGGATGCCCTTAGTATTGGAGCAGAACTTGCGGTTCCAGGAGGAGTGATTACTTGCAAGAAGGAGCATTATGACTGTATTCTTATTGGCACAAGAAAACATATGGAGATACTCTCCAGTAAGGAGATGGCACAGCCATTTGGACTCAAAAAGCTCGCAGAGGAGTTAAAATATTTTTTGTCCACAAAATATTATCCATTACAGATTATGGGTGTTATTAATGCTAATGAGGATAGTTTTTATGCAGGAAGCCGTTTTCAAGAGTCTAGTGCAATTTTACGTATTGAACAGATGATTGAAGAGGGAGCGGACATTATTGATATTGGTGCTGTCTCTTCACGACCAGGGGCTGAGACAGTGAATGAAGCAATTGAACTAGCACGCATAAAGCCCATCTGTGATGCTATCGCTTCACAAAAACTTTATGAAAAGGCAATTTTCTCCATAGATAGCTACAGTCCATCCATTATTGGTTATGCGTTAGAGCATGGATTTAGTGTAATCAATGATATTACAGGAGCAAATAATGATGCAGTAATCGCATTGGCAGTACAATACAATACAAAACTTTGTATCATGCATATGCAAGGTACCCCACAAACAATGCAGCAAAACCCACACTACGAAGATGTCACTGCAGAGGTGAGTAATTTTTTCCAAGAACGCATTGCCAAGTGTGAAGCGTTAGGGCTAAAAAGAGAGCAAATAATGCTTGATGTAGGTATTGGTTTTGGCAAAACCCTTGAACACAACCTTGTGCTTATTAATAATATGCGTCATTTTACTTCATTTGGTTGCGAAGTACTTATTGGTGCTAGTCGAAAATCAATGATAGACAAGATTATTCCCACACCAACCATAGATCGACTTCCAGGTACCCTTGCTATTCATCTTAAAGCGGTAGAAAATGGGGCAAATATCGTCCGTTGCCATGATATCAAAGAACATATGCAAGCCCTAATGGTACAAAAAGCATTTACCTAA
- a CDS encoding DNA polymerase III subunit delta', whose amino-acid sequence MTLNSQVLISSNIQSTIERLHLLRVNERFVEIIKLDPKDDTFKIEDAKLAIEKAYMASEETTVIILAAKSFSSIVQNKLLKILEEPPPKKEFILIASSKATILPTIRSRLPIKVLSEKREKERLGLDVSQLTLSSVYAFIQENKRTDTKRMKHIVECISKEAIHSNKFNLDEKVLDLFKNTFIALDVGSPPQFVLTTLLLKLLAKKKR is encoded by the coding sequence ATGACACTCAATAGCCAAGTTCTCATTAGCAGTAATATCCAAAGCACTATAGAGAGATTACACTTACTCAGAGTAAACGAAAGGTTTGTTGAAATTATTAAACTTGACCCCAAAGATGACACTTTCAAGATAGAAGATGCAAAACTTGCCATTGAAAAAGCCTATATGGCAAGTGAGGAGACCACTGTAATCATTCTTGCTGCCAAGAGTTTTTCTTCTATCGTTCAAAATAAACTTCTCAAGATTCTCGAAGAGCCCCCACCCAAAAAAGAGTTTATCCTTATTGCTTCTAGCAAGGCAACTATTCTTCCAACCATTCGCTCACGTTTGCCTATTAAAGTTCTCTCTGAAAAGAGAGAAAAAGAGCGTTTAGGATTAGATGTATCACAATTGACACTCTCGAGTGTTTATGCTTTCATACAAGAGAACAAGCGTACCGATACCAAGCGCATGAAACATATTGTAGAATGCATCAGTAAGGAGGCGATACACTCCAATAAATTTAATCTTGATGAAAAAGTACTTGATCTCTTCAAAAATACTTTTATTGCACTTGACGTTGGCTCTCCACCACAATTTGTACTTACCACACTACTATTGAAATTATTGGCGAAGAAAAAACGCTAA
- a CDS encoding HobA family DNA replication regulator, translating to MQKLLKWTLEAIREEDCFSWMEECRYEWTPFVKNTINQILEGKTILLLTDTSRQWFEKYILDNINNPQKSRPLLPVFPIAEIFPSIDSFSSTQDMEIFEDMLELSFPNGYLIWYIGKGDHPFTKLAYRCDNSFLWIMDEEVENSFSLRSSDEMLDIKLLQLYKLFDLTLSQALFGELDF from the coding sequence ATGCAGAAGCTGTTGAAATGGACACTTGAAGCAATTCGCGAAGAAGACTGCTTCTCATGGATGGAAGAGTGTCGATACGAGTGGACACCGTTTGTCAAAAATACCATTAATCAAATACTTGAAGGTAAAACCATTTTACTACTAACAGATACATCACGACAATGGTTTGAAAAGTATATTCTAGACAATATCAATAACCCACAAAAAAGCCGTCCCTTGTTACCGGTTTTTCCTATAGCAGAAATATTTCCATCTATTGATTCCTTCTCTTCCACGCAGGATATGGAGATTTTTGAAGATATGCTTGAACTCTCCTTTCCTAATGGATATTTGATTTGGTATATTGGCAAAGGAGACCATCCTTTTACAAAACTTGCCTACCGTTGCGATAATAGTTTTCTTTGGATTATGGATGAAGAGGTAGAAAACAGTTTTAGCTTACGAAGCAGTGATGAGATGCTCGATATCAAACTATTACAACTCTACAAACTCTTTGACCTAACCCTTTCTCAAGCACTCTTTGGGGAGCTTGACTTTTAG